A single window of Rhizobium sp. SL42 DNA harbors:
- a CDS encoding carbohydrate kinase family protein — protein sequence MSFDILAIGGAHIDRRGRLFGETKPGSSNPGQWFEEAGGGVFNAASNLSRLGHRVRLVAPRGGDAAGQTVADAAERAGLDDCPVVFLDRATPSYTAILERDGNLVIALADMALYDMFSARRLRARSTRDSLDIARHVLCDANLPGPTIAALADEATQRGIGLSAIAISPAKVLRLREALPRIDHLFLNVAEAESLTGKTAVQPEDWPSLLRLAGLRGGSVTSGGRIAIAFDETSAAAIEPAPVTQIADVTGAGDAFAAGFLNARLAGGDLCGALRQATATASITLASLHATEENLTPQRLETQLALVPRARFLP from the coding sequence ATGAGCTTTGATATTCTGGCCATCGGCGGCGCCCATATCGATCGCCGCGGACGTCTGTTCGGGGAAACGAAACCAGGCTCCAGCAATCCCGGCCAATGGTTCGAGGAGGCGGGTGGCGGCGTGTTCAATGCCGCCAGCAATCTTTCACGGCTCGGACACCGTGTTCGCCTTGTTGCACCCCGTGGCGGCGACGCGGCGGGCCAGACGGTGGCGGATGCCGCAGAGCGCGCCGGCCTCGACGACTGCCCGGTGGTCTTTCTCGATCGCGCCACGCCAAGCTACACCGCCATCCTCGAGCGCGACGGCAATCTGGTCATCGCCCTTGCCGACATGGCACTGTACGACATGTTCAGCGCGCGCCGGCTGCGGGCCCGTTCCACACGCGACAGCCTCGACATTGCACGCCATGTCCTGTGTGACGCCAACCTGCCGGGGCCAACAATCGCAGCCCTGGCCGATGAGGCAACCCAGCGCGGCATCGGCCTGTCAGCCATCGCCATATCCCCGGCAAAGGTCCTTCGCCTCAGGGAGGCCCTGCCACGGATCGACCACCTATTCCTCAACGTCGCCGAAGCCGAAAGCCTGACTGGAAAGACGGCAGTACAACCGGAGGACTGGCCATCGCTTCTCCGTCTGGCCGGCCTGCGCGGTGGCAGCGTCACCAGTGGCGGGCGCATTGCGATTGCATTTGATGAGACATCGGCGGCGGCCATCGAACCCGCACCGGTGACCCAGATTGCCGACGTCACCGGCGCCGGCGACGCCTTCGCCGCCGGTTTCCTGAACGCCCGGCTGGCCGGCGGCGACCTTTGCGGCGCACTTCGTCAGGCAACCGCGACCGCCTCGATTACCCTTGCCTCCCTGCATGCAACTGAAGAAAACCTCACGCCCCAGCGGCTGGAAACACAGTTGGCTCTTGTCCCACGGGCCCGTTTCCTGCCATGA